One window of the Flavobacteriaceae bacterium YJPT1-3 genome contains the following:
- a CDS encoding aminoacyl-histidine dipeptidase: MSNTAIRQLEPKSIWNHFADLNAVPRPSKKEERVIAFMKDFGERLNLETLVDPVGNVIIRKPATAGLEDRPWVTLQSHLDMVHQKNAGTDFDFDRQGIAMKVDGDWVKAEGTTLGADNGLGVATIMAVLSSTDLPHPPIEALFTIDEETGMTGAMGLQPDLLKGEILLNLDTEEDDEIGIGCAGGIDVTASGSYSSQEVPEQYKTFTLTISGLQGGHSGMDIHRGLGNANKLMARLLYRVQEEFDFILAVLEGGSLRNAIPREAFAKAAVPKKQWDALEHLLEREIEAIGNEYHSLEPHLKIQLQTADEHLSSGMDAGSQKALIRSLKAAWNGVYRKSPDFEDLVETSNNVARVQVKQGEIYVECLTRSSVESSKRDLANTLKATFELAGLAVSFSGAYPGWEPKRDSAIVQAIVQKYRELHGEEPHVAACHAGLECGILGQHYPEMDMVSFGPTIKGAHSPDERVSISSVQKYWKLVKALLADIPAKA, translated from the coding sequence ATGAGCAATACCGCTATTCGCCAGTTGGAACCCAAGTCCATCTGGAATCATTTTGCAGACCTGAACGCCGTGCCTAGACCCTCGAAAAAGGAGGAGCGGGTCATCGCCTTTATGAAGGATTTTGGGGAACGACTGAATCTGGAAACCTTGGTGGATCCGGTGGGCAATGTGATCATTCGCAAACCGGCCACAGCCGGACTGGAAGATCGACCCTGGGTCACCTTGCAGTCGCATCTCGATATGGTGCATCAAAAGAATGCGGGCACTGACTTTGATTTCGATAGGCAAGGAATCGCGATGAAGGTGGACGGTGATTGGGTCAAAGCCGAAGGGACCACTTTGGGTGCGGATAATGGTTTGGGTGTAGCCACCATCATGGCGGTGCTCTCCAGTACTGATCTTCCGCATCCACCTATAGAAGCCCTGTTCACTATTGATGAAGAGACCGGAATGACTGGAGCGATGGGCTTGCAGCCTGATCTATTAAAAGGAGAGATTCTGCTTAATCTGGATACCGAAGAAGATGATGAGATTGGGATCGGTTGTGCCGGGGGAATTGACGTCACGGCCTCCGGAAGCTATAGCTCCCAAGAGGTGCCTGAACAGTACAAGACCTTTACCCTCACGATTTCCGGACTGCAAGGCGGACATTCGGGCATGGATATTCATCGTGGTCTGGGAAATGCCAATAAGCTGATGGCCCGATTGCTGTACCGCGTTCAGGAGGAATTCGATTTTATCCTGGCCGTACTGGAAGGCGGAAGTCTGCGCAATGCTATTCCGCGGGAAGCTTTCGCGAAAGCTGCCGTTCCAAAAAAGCAATGGGACGCCCTGGAGCATCTTTTAGAACGAGAAATTGAGGCCATAGGTAATGAATATCATAGCTTAGAACCTCATCTCAAGATACAGCTACAAACCGCTGATGAGCATTTAAGCAGTGGGATGGATGCTGGGTCACAGAAAGCGTTGATCAGAAGCTTAAAGGCGGCCTGGAACGGAGTCTACCGGAAAAGCCCGGATTTTGAAGATCTGGTAGAAACCAGTAACAATGTGGCACGGGTTCAGGTTAAGCAAGGGGAGATCTATGTGGAATGCCTGACCCGCTCGTCAGTAGAAAGCAGCAAACGAGATTTGGCCAACACCCTAAAGGCAACCTTTGAATTGGCCGGCTTGGCCGTTTCGTTCTCCGGTGCGTACCCGGGTTGGGAGCCCAAACGCGACAGTGCTATCGTGCAGGCGATCGTTCAGAAGTACCGGGAATTGCACGGGGAGGAGCCCCATGTAGCCGCCTGTCATGCCGGTTTGGAATGCGGAATCCTGGGGCAGCATTATCCCGAAATGGATATGGTTTCTTTTGGACCAACCATCAAAGGAGCCCACTCTCCTGATGAGCGGGTCAGCATTAGCAGTGTGCAGAAATACTGGAAATTGGTGAAAGCCCTCCTGGCCGATATTCCTGCCAAGGCATAA
- a CDS encoding peptidylprolyl isomerase, translating into MKHLFLSLVLVCTVLTSCKAKYPDLNDGIYAEIITNKGTMLAELYYQQTPATVASFVSLAEGTSTMVDSMYKGKPFYNGLTFHRVVDNFVIQGGDPDGNGLGGPGYKFHTEPVKELKHDTLGVLSMANSGGFSTNGSQFFITEAALPHLDSFDNQGNPKNCDSPRVSCHTVFGQLIQGHDVLKTITDVEKVGDPRQGKTKEEIVMQEVNIIRVGKEAKGWDAPAVFQKELEKLEAIEKQRAKKIQKIANEFAKQKKQAEKLKSGLEIYYQKKGDGEKPALGSRVLVNYAGYFQNGEVFDTNIEAVAENQSKVQEYLARGTRFEPSNMLYSNEAALIGGFKEGLQQLNVGDKATLFIPYYLGYGERDYGPIPGKSDLIFEVEIVGKAE; encoded by the coding sequence ATGAAACACCTTTTTTTAAGTCTAGTGCTCGTTTGCACGGTGCTCACTTCCTGTAAAGCCAAATACCCCGATCTTAATGACGGGATCTACGCAGAGATCATTACCAATAAAGGGACCATGCTGGCCGAGTTATACTATCAACAGACTCCGGCTACCGTGGCCAGTTTCGTCTCCCTTGCGGAAGGAACTAGCACCATGGTCGACTCTATGTATAAAGGAAAACCCTTCTATAACGGTCTTACTTTTCACCGAGTGGTGGATAATTTCGTGATCCAGGGTGGAGATCCTGACGGCAATGGGTTGGGCGGTCCCGGCTATAAATTTCATACCGAGCCGGTCAAAGAATTAAAACACGATACCCTGGGAGTTCTTTCCATGGCCAATAGTGGCGGTTTCTCCACCAATGGAAGTCAATTCTTCATTACCGAAGCGGCACTGCCCCACCTCGATAGCTTTGACAATCAAGGTAACCCTAAAAATTGTGACAGTCCCCGTGTGAGTTGTCACACCGTTTTTGGGCAATTGATCCAGGGACATGATGTACTTAAGACCATCACCGATGTCGAAAAAGTAGGTGATCCTCGTCAGGGCAAGACCAAAGAGGAGATCGTCATGCAGGAGGTTAATATTATCCGTGTGGGTAAGGAAGCCAAGGGCTGGGACGCTCCGGCGGTATTCCAAAAGGAGTTGGAAAAACTGGAGGCGATCGAAAAACAACGCGCGAAAAAAATCCAGAAAATCGCCAATGAGTTCGCCAAGCAAAAAAAACAGGCAGAAAAACTGAAAAGTGGATTGGAGATCTATTATCAAAAGAAGGGTGATGGAGAAAAGCCAGCACTTGGATCCAGAGTATTGGTCAATTACGCGGGCTACTTCCAAAACGGTGAAGTCTTTGATACCAATATTGAAGCTGTCGCTGAAAATCAAAGTAAAGTGCAGGAGTATCTTGCGCGGGGCACCCGTTTTGAGCCGAGCAATATGCTCTACAGCAATGAAGCAGCCTTGATAGGCGGTTTTAAAGAAGGTCTTCAGCAGTTGAATGTAGGCGATAAGGCCACCCTATTTATTCCGTATTATCTTGGGTACGGAGAACGCGATTACGGTCCGATTCCCGGAAAAAGCGATTTGATCTTTGAGGTCGAGATCGTTGGAAAAGCGGAATAA
- the gldI gene encoding gliding motility-associated peptidyl-prolyl isomerase GldI: MKKLIYLLAVGSTLLACKTPEARRPVSQSTSTSFSQATIERNRALNAADEIAIKDVIAARPDVNFIASENGFWYYYNVKDTLSTTTPETGDLVSFNYDLKKLDGTVLVSQEELGTETYQIEQSNQELISGLRDGLKLMKAGETVTFLLPSHKAYGYYGLDNKIGSNVPLMSTVTLNTIEPKTTEN, encoded by the coding sequence ATGAAAAAATTAATCTACCTACTTGCAGTTGGCAGCACCCTTTTGGCGTGTAAAACCCCGGAGGCTCGACGACCTGTTTCCCAAAGCACGAGCACCTCTTTCAGCCAGGCGACCATCGAACGGAACAGAGCCCTCAATGCTGCTGACGAGATCGCAATCAAGGATGTGATCGCTGCTCGTCCGGATGTGAACTTTATCGCCTCTGAAAATGGCTTTTGGTACTACTATAACGTAAAGGATACCCTTTCGACCACTACTCCAGAAACCGGAGATCTGGTCTCCTTCAATTACGACCTTAAAAAATTAGACGGGACGGTCTTGGTTTCTCAGGAAGAACTGGGTACAGAAACCTATCAAATTGAACAGAGCAATCAGGAACTCATATCGGGTCTGCGCGACGGACTTAAATTGATGAAAGCCGGTGAAACCGTCACCTTCTTATTGCCTTCACACAAAGCCTACGGATACTACGGGCTGGATAACAAAATTGGTAGTAACGTGCCGTTGATGAGCACGGTTACCCTCAATACGATTGAACCCAAAACAACAGAAAATTAA
- a CDS encoding bifunctional oligoribonuclease/PAP phosphatase NrnA has product MEKSELQELKSLLAEPKKVIIVPHKSPDGDAIGSTLALCQYLKKKGHEAVVIAPNNYPNFLKWMPYEKDILNYEAFAKAANQQIEAADLIFTLDFNSLSRAGAMSQVLTEASADFIMIDHHQQPDDYARITYSDTSVCATSQMVYHLIDWLGDKDLIDTDIASCLYTGIMTDTGSFRFRSTTSTTHRVIADLIDRGADGALIHQQVYDVNSYSRMQLLGVAMNNLRVLPPYRTAYITLSQEELDAHNYQKGDTEGFVNYGLSLEGVIFAVIFIENREEGIVKISFRSVGDFSVNEFARNHFEGGGHTNAAGGKSDLALQETVDKFISILPEYKNALQ; this is encoded by the coding sequence ATGGAAAAGAGCGAACTGCAAGAACTAAAATCCCTATTAGCCGAACCTAAAAAGGTCATCATCGTACCCCACAAAAGCCCGGATGGTGACGCCATTGGCTCCACGCTAGCCCTCTGCCAGTACCTGAAAAAGAAAGGCCATGAGGCCGTGGTTATCGCTCCGAATAACTACCCCAATTTCCTGAAGTGGATGCCATACGAAAAGGATATCCTGAATTATGAAGCTTTCGCGAAAGCGGCCAACCAACAGATAGAGGCCGCAGACCTGATCTTCACCTTGGACTTCAATTCACTCTCCCGAGCCGGAGCCATGAGTCAGGTGCTAACCGAAGCTTCTGCCGACTTTATCATGATCGATCATCATCAACAGCCGGACGATTATGCACGCATCACTTATAGCGATACTTCCGTTTGTGCCACCAGCCAAATGGTCTATCATCTGATCGATTGGTTAGGAGATAAGGATCTCATCGACACTGATATAGCCTCCTGTCTGTACACGGGGATCATGACCGATACCGGTTCGTTCCGTTTTCGATCCACCACCTCCACTACCCATCGCGTGATCGCTGATTTGATCGATAGAGGGGCTGACGGGGCCTTGATCCATCAACAAGTGTATGATGTCAATAGCTATAGCAGAATGCAATTGCTAGGCGTGGCCATGAATAATCTACGGGTGCTTCCACCCTACCGCACGGCCTACATCACGCTGTCACAAGAAGAACTGGACGCCCATAATTATCAGAAAGGGGACACCGAAGGTTTTGTCAATTACGGTCTATCCCTGGAAGGGGTGATCTTTGCGGTCATCTTCATTGAAAATAGAGAAGAGGGCATTGTCAAGATCTCCTTTCGAAGTGTTGGGGATTTTTCTGTGAACGAATTCGCGCGAAACCATTTTGAAGGGGGAGGTCATACCAATGCTGCCGGAGGAAAGAGCGATTTAGCCCTACAGGAAACGGTAGACAAATTTATTAGTATATTGCCCGAATATAAGAATGCCCTCCAATGA
- a CDS encoding nucleoside-diphosphate kinase: MATNRTFTMIKPDAVENGHIGAILEKINGAGFKIVAMKYTQLSKRDAEAFYAVHSERPFFGELVEFMTRGPIVAAILEKENAVADFRTLIGATNPADAAEGTIRKLYASSVGENAVHGSDSDENAAIEGAFHFAGREVY; this comes from the coding sequence ATGGCTACGAACAGAACATTTACCATGATAAAACCTGATGCGGTTGAAAACGGACACATCGGGGCGATTTTAGAAAAAATAAACGGGGCAGGATTTAAGATTGTCGCGATGAAATACACCCAACTAAGCAAGCGCGACGCCGAAGCCTTCTATGCGGTACACAGTGAGCGCCCATTCTTCGGGGAATTGGTTGAGTTTATGACTCGCGGTCCTATAGTTGCAGCCATTTTGGAAAAAGAGAATGCGGTGGCCGATTTTAGAACTTTGATCGGTGCGACCAACCCGGCTGACGCCGCTGAGGGAACCATCCGTAAATTGTATGCTTCTTCGGTTGGAGAGAATGCCGTACACGGCAGTGATAGTGACGAAAATGCTGCTATTGAAGGCGCTTTCCACTTCGCAGGTCGTGAAGTATACTAA
- a CDS encoding DUF721 domain-containing protein, with translation MSKRQTEPQSMTDALGHFVERNRLRKGMDKVQIEDVWEEIMGPAISKYTEALKLEGSTLLVRLSSSVLREELGYGKEKIIQNINEAMGRELIQKLILR, from the coding sequence ATGAGTAAACGCCAAACAGAACCCCAATCCATGACCGATGCCTTAGGTCATTTTGTGGAGCGCAATCGACTGCGCAAAGGCATGGATAAGGTGCAAATTGAAGATGTTTGGGAAGAGATCATGGGTCCCGCCATCAGTAAATATACGGAGGCCCTGAAATTGGAAGGCTCCACCCTGTTGGTGCGTTTGAGTTCGTCGGTGCTACGCGAAGAACTGGGTTACGGGAAGGAAAAGATCATTCAGAACATCAACGAAGCCATGGGTCGCGAACTCATACAAAAACTCATTCTACGATAA
- a CDS encoding DNA replication/repair protein RecF: MQLKSMSVINYKNLESREFVFDPKINCMVGRNGVGKTNVLDAIYHLSFGKSYFNPITSQNINHDHDFFVIDGRYERKEREEKVVVSAKRGQKKVIKRNGKEYERFSDHIGFLPLVIISPADRDLITEGSDTRRKFMDGVIAQSDKAYLEDLLSYNKILSQRNALLKYFAANQTFDQDTLGVYNEQMDAYGARIYAKRSDFLQTFTPIFQQRHSSLSQDAETVHLEYRSHLADGELKTQLEQQIQKDRALQYTSVGIHKDDLLFSIDEHPIKKFGSQGQQKTFLIALKLAQFDFIKRQSGVNPLLLLDDIFDKLDETRVGQLIQLVIDEDFGQLFLSDTHADRTEEVVRATQQSYTMIAL; the protein is encoded by the coding sequence ATGCAATTAAAATCCATGTCGGTCATCAACTACAAAAACCTGGAAAGCAGGGAATTTGTTTTTGATCCGAAGATCAATTGTATGGTAGGGCGCAATGGCGTGGGAAAGACGAATGTGCTGGATGCCATCTATCACCTCTCTTTTGGCAAGAGCTACTTCAACCCAATCACTTCTCAAAACATCAACCACGACCATGATTTCTTTGTCATTGACGGACGTTACGAACGTAAAGAACGGGAAGAGAAAGTAGTGGTAAGTGCCAAACGGGGACAAAAGAAAGTGATCAAGCGCAATGGAAAGGAATATGAACGCTTTTCCGATCATATCGGCTTTTTACCCCTGGTGATCATCTCTCCGGCTGATCGGGACCTGATCACAGAAGGAAGTGATACGCGTCGAAAATTCATGGACGGGGTCATCGCCCAGAGTGACAAAGCCTACCTGGAAGACCTGCTCTCTTACAATAAGATCTTAAGTCAGCGCAATGCCTTGCTTAAATACTTTGCAGCCAATCAAACCTTTGATCAGGATACCCTGGGCGTGTATAACGAGCAAATGGACGCTTACGGGGCCCGGATTTACGCCAAGCGCTCGGACTTTCTGCAAACCTTCACCCCCATTTTTCAGCAGCGCCACTCCAGCCTAAGTCAGGATGCCGAAACCGTGCATCTGGAATACCGCAGTCATTTGGCTGATGGCGAACTGAAGACGCAGTTGGAACAACAGATCCAAAAAGACCGGGCCTTACAATACACCAGCGTGGGCATTCATAAGGATGATCTCCTATTCAGTATCGATGAGCATCCGATTAAAAAGTTTGGATCACAGGGGCAGCAAAAAACCTTTTTGATCGCCCTGAAACTAGCTCAATTTGATTTCATCAAGCGCCAAAGCGGGGTCAACCCCCTGCTACTCTTGGACGACATTTTTGATAAACTGGATGAAACCCGGGTGGGTCAGTTGATCCAGCTGGTGATCGATGAAGACTTTGGACAACTTTTTTTAAGCGACACCCATGCTGATCGCACGGAAGAAGTGGTGCGTGCTACACAACAATCCTATACTATGATTGCCTTATGA
- a CDS encoding tetratricopeptide repeat protein, producing MATYKKRGYKPKTKAEQEEVIQDDSTTAEVFSTLDEGANRTEEWVAKNQKGILITIGAIVLIVMGYLGYQKFIQEPRELEASNELTLARDYFSEALNATADQDSLYALALNGAEGKYGFIDIIENYGGTKAAELAHYYAGMSYLNSNQYQEAIEYLEDFESDDVMLEPLALGAMGDAFVQLNQPEDALEYYERAAKANSNEFTTPKFLLKAGITAIGLGKNDAAISYLQQIKKEYPNAPQVQQATLFLGRAGADID from the coding sequence ATGGCCACTTACAAGAAAAGAGGATATAAGCCTAAAACCAAGGCAGAACAAGAAGAAGTCATTCAGGACGACAGCACCACGGCAGAAGTATTTTCTACGTTGGATGAAGGTGCTAATCGCACCGAAGAATGGGTAGCCAAAAATCAAAAAGGCATTCTGATCACCATTGGAGCGATCGTTTTGATCGTCATGGGTTACTTGGGTTATCAAAAATTCATTCAGGAGCCTCGCGAACTCGAAGCGAGCAACGAATTGACATTGGCCCGTGATTACTTCTCTGAAGCCTTGAATGCTACTGCTGATCAAGATTCTCTTTATGCTTTAGCTTTGAACGGGGCCGAAGGAAAATACGGGTTTATTGATATCATTGAGAACTACGGAGGTACCAAAGCTGCAGAACTGGCGCACTATTATGCCGGCATGTCCTACCTGAATTCCAATCAATATCAGGAAGCCATTGAGTACCTGGAAGATTTTGAAAGTGACGACGTGATGCTGGAGCCTTTAGCTTTAGGAGCCATGGGTGATGCTTTCGTACAATTGAATCAACCCGAGGATGCACTAGAATACTACGAGCGCGCGGCTAAGGCTAATAGCAATGAGTTTACCACACCAAAATTCCTTCTGAAAGCTGGAATCACCGCAATCGGATTGGGAAAAAATGACGCGGCGATCTCGTATCTTCAGCAAATCAAAAAAGAATATCCCAATGCTCCCCAAGTGCAGCAGGCTACCCTTTTCTTAGGGCGTGCCGGAGCAGATATCGACTAA
- the ribH gene encoding 6,7-dimethyl-8-ribityllumazine synthase, which yields MATAGHNLSAYDKSQLPNAKDFRFGIVVSEWNEEITEGLFQGAFDALKDCGVINENIVRWNVPGSFELIYGCKRMIEAYDMLDAVIAIGSVIQGETKHFDFVCEGVTQGIKDLNVNQSIPVIFCVLTDNTIEQSRARSGGEHGNKGTEAAIAAIKMAQLRKDSRF from the coding sequence ATGGCCACTGCCGGACACAATTTATCGGCTTACGACAAATCACAACTCCCAAACGCGAAGGACTTTCGGTTTGGGATTGTTGTTTCTGAGTGGAATGAAGAGATCACAGAAGGATTATTTCAAGGGGCGTTCGATGCACTGAAAGATTGTGGGGTGATCAATGAGAACATCGTTCGTTGGAACGTTCCCGGAAGCTTCGAGCTGATCTACGGCTGTAAGCGCATGATCGAGGCCTATGACATGCTGGACGCGGTCATCGCTATAGGCAGTGTAATTCAGGGAGAGACCAAGCACTTCGATTTTGTCTGTGAAGGAGTCACCCAGGGCATTAAAGACCTCAATGTCAACCAATCCATTCCCGTTATTTTCTGTGTCCTGACCGATAATACGATCGAACAATCCCGCGCACGGAGTGGAGGAGAACACGGCAACAAAGGAACTGAGGCGGCCATTGCTGCGATCAAAATGGCCCAGTTGCGCAAAGACAGCCGTTTCTAA
- a CDS encoding riboflavin synthase subunit beta produces the protein MGILKQPKNKRFSYTPRYNKEVGEESPYALSGKFDEYRSTLQKKNLKDKFQSAWNDYKSPTDRQVKRRLLYIILILIFIFLWIIDFDLSIFTETQPLLYK, from the coding sequence TTGGGAATTTTAAAACAGCCTAAAAATAAACGCTTTTCATACACCCCACGCTACAACAAAGAGGTAGGCGAAGAAAGTCCGTACGCCTTATCCGGAAAATTTGACGAGTACCGCAGCACCTTGCAGAAAAAAAATCTAAAAGATAAATTTCAAAGTGCGTGGAATGACTACAAGTCACCTACAGACAGGCAAGTCAAGCGCCGTTTATTGTACATCATTCTGATCCTGATTTTTATTTTTCTCTGGATCATTGATTTTGATCTTAGCATATTCACTGAAACACAACCTTTACTTTATAAATAA
- the mutL gene encoding DNA mismatch repair endonuclease MutL encodes MANFIKLLPDHVANQIAAGEVVQRPASVVKELLENALDAGASSIKVIVKDAGKTLIQVIDDGQGMSETDARLSFERHATSKIKEANDLFALRTKGFRGEALASIAAVAQVELKTRTSDDDLGTCIHIAGSEIKSQEPVAAVKGTSVAVKNLFFNIPARRNFLKSQSVELRHIIDEFHRVALAHPEVVFALYHNEGELFNLPVGNLRQRIVAIFGAKTNEKLVPVQEETEIVTINGFVFKPQFAKKTRGEQFFFVNGRFIKSPYLNHAVANAFDGLLQERSRASYFLYLEVDPQTIDINIHPTKTEIKFEDEHALYALLRAAIKHSLGQFSVAPVLDFDRDATLDTPYDYKNKAPQQPKVEVDRDFNPFERVTPNTGGTPRYEKSSAAGWQELYAGMQPKSSTSGFSSVSYEEEAPNTEALFKGKDSSSEHLESEYGTSTYQLHRKYIVSTIKSGMVIIDQHRAHERVLYEELMMRMTGSDTVSQQLLFPLSLSFSRPEMEHLKAMKGVLEQTGFIFGELHEESVEIIGVPTTLSEAEVPQVIEQLLDDVDQDVPDPQVAHQELVARSLAKSMAVRAGERLEGGQQEHLVNRLFACQDPAWSPGNKKTFVTMSVGDLEKLFN; translated from the coding sequence ATGGCCAACTTCATTAAGCTCTTACCGGATCATGTAGCCAATCAGATCGCTGCAGGAGAAGTCGTTCAACGTCCGGCTTCCGTGGTGAAAGAGTTGTTAGAAAACGCTCTGGATGCAGGTGCCTCCAGCATAAAAGTCATTGTCAAAGATGCCGGAAAAACCTTGATCCAGGTGATCGATGACGGACAGGGCATGTCAGAGACTGACGCCCGTCTAAGCTTCGAGCGGCACGCTACTTCCAAAATAAAGGAGGCCAATGATCTCTTTGCATTACGGACTAAAGGCTTTCGTGGGGAAGCTTTGGCCTCTATTGCGGCCGTCGCTCAGGTAGAATTGAAAACACGTACGTCCGATGACGATTTGGGAACCTGCATCCATATTGCCGGAAGTGAGATCAAGAGTCAGGAGCCAGTAGCCGCCGTCAAAGGGACCTCGGTCGCGGTCAAGAATTTATTCTTTAACATTCCGGCCCGACGGAACTTTTTAAAATCCCAGTCGGTAGAGCTGCGCCATATTATTGATGAATTTCATCGCGTCGCTCTGGCCCATCCAGAGGTCGTTTTTGCGCTTTATCACAATGAAGGCGAATTGTTCAATCTTCCGGTTGGTAATTTACGCCAACGTATCGTGGCCATTTTTGGAGCCAAGACCAATGAAAAATTGGTTCCGGTACAGGAAGAAACAGAGATCGTGACTATTAACGGCTTTGTGTTCAAACCGCAATTCGCCAAGAAAACCCGAGGAGAACAATTCTTTTTTGTCAACGGACGCTTTATCAAAAGCCCTTATCTCAATCACGCGGTCGCTAATGCTTTTGACGGTCTCCTTCAGGAGCGATCCCGAGCGAGCTATTTTCTCTACCTGGAGGTGGACCCGCAAACCATCGATATCAACATTCACCCAACCAAGACAGAAATTAAATTTGAGGATGAACACGCCTTATACGCCTTGCTTCGTGCCGCTATCAAACATAGTCTAGGGCAGTTTAGTGTGGCTCCGGTGCTCGATTTTGATCGGGATGCGACCCTGGATACCCCTTATGATTATAAAAATAAGGCTCCCCAGCAGCCCAAAGTAGAGGTCGATCGCGACTTTAATCCTTTTGAGCGGGTCACCCCCAACACAGGAGGCACCCCTCGCTATGAGAAATCCAGTGCCGCCGGTTGGCAGGAACTCTATGCCGGTATGCAGCCTAAATCCTCCACCAGCGGCTTCAGCAGCGTGTCTTATGAAGAGGAAGCACCCAATACGGAAGCACTTTTTAAAGGTAAAGACTCTTCATCCGAACACTTAGAATCGGAATATGGCACGAGCACCTATCAACTGCATCGTAAATACATAGTCAGTACCATCAAAAGCGGTATGGTCATAATCGATCAGCACCGTGCCCATGAGCGTGTGTTGTACGAAGAATTAATGATGCGTATGACGGGCTCCGATACGGTGAGTCAGCAATTACTCTTTCCGTTATCCCTATCGTTTTCCAGGCCGGAAATGGAGCATTTAAAAGCGATGAAAGGGGTGTTGGAGCAAACCGGGTTTATCTTTGGTGAGCTGCACGAGGAAAGCGTGGAAATCATTGGGGTACCCACTACCTTAAGTGAGGCCGAGGTGCCCCAGGTGATCGAGCAGCTTTTGGATGATGTGGACCAGGATGTGCCTGATCCACAGGTGGCGCATCAGGAATTGGTGGCTAGAAGTCTGGCCAAGAGCATGGCCGTACGCGCAGGAGAGCGTTTGGAGGGAGGCCAACAGGAACATCTGGTCAACCGACTGTTTGCTTGTCAGGATCCGGCCTGGAGTCCCGGAAATAAAAAAACATTCGTCACCATGAGCGTGGGCGATCTGGAAAAACTATTTAACTAA
- a CDS encoding rhomboid family intramembrane serine protease encodes MARITETVKILIITNVLVWLCAQFLLPSAIEILGLWFPKNPNFQVWQPLTHMFMHDQSSIFHILFNMYALWMFGSPIEAILGQKRFIFFYFSAGLGAALIHTLVNYYYFNEGYQALLGAGLGVQEIENVIATTRVPQYVLETVEESTLRTFVETYYTPAVGASGAIYGVLVAFGMMFPNMELMLIFVPIPIKAKYFIPALILLDLFSGVTGFSVFGQNIANWAHLGGALFGFIMMWYWKRNSFNDKRWY; translated from the coding sequence ATGGCTAGAATTACGGAAACTGTCAAAATCCTGATCATCACCAATGTGTTGGTCTGGTTATGCGCTCAATTCCTACTTCCCTCCGCCATTGAAATCTTAGGATTGTGGTTCCCCAAGAACCCCAATTTCCAGGTATGGCAACCGCTGACGCATATGTTTATGCACGATCAGTCCAGTATTTTCCATATCCTGTTCAATATGTACGCCCTCTGGATGTTTGGAAGTCCTATAGAAGCCATACTGGGGCAAAAACGATTTATCTTCTTCTACTTTTCAGCCGGGCTGGGTGCCGCACTCATCCATACGCTGGTCAATTATTATTATTTTAATGAGGGGTATCAGGCACTCTTAGGAGCCGGACTTGGGGTGCAGGAGATTGAAAATGTGATCGCCACCACCCGGGTGCCTCAATATGTGTTGGAAACCGTAGAGGAGAGTACTTTACGCACCTTTGTAGAAACCTATTACACGCCGGCCGTAGGAGCTTCGGGAGCAATATACGGAGTATTGGTAGCGTTTGGGATGATGTTTCCCAATATGGAGCTTATGCTCATCTTTGTGCCCATCCCCATTAAAGCGAAGTATTTTATTCCGGCACTAATTTTATTAGATTTATTTTCCGGAGTGACCGGATTTTCCGTTTTCGGGCAGAACATAGCCAACTGGGCACACCTGGGAGGCGCTTTATTTGGCTTTATCATGATGTGGTATTGGAAAAGGAACAGTTTTAACGATAAACGCTGGTATTAA